A window of Calliopsis andreniformis isolate RMS-2024a chromosome 3, iyCalAndr_principal, whole genome shotgun sequence contains these coding sequences:
- the Osi gene encoding electron transfer flavoprotein regulatory factor orsai isoform X1, whose amino-acid sequence MKLVVNSHYHFVSLLYMGRDYPKGYDYFRRNLKRAFEKNKGEQDPEKIDRMLAHGNFVIKELEALYMLRKYRTLKKRYYENP is encoded by the exons ATGAAACTCGTCGTAAACTCTCACTATCACTTTGTCAGT CTTTTGTACATGGGGCGAGACTATCCAAAGGGTTATGACTATTTTAGGAGAAACTTGAAGAGAGCTTTTGAGAAAAATAAAGGAGAACAGGATCCTGAAAAAATTGATCGTATGTTGGCACATGGTAACTTTGTTATCAAAGAATTGGAAGCCTTATACATGCTCCGCAAGTATAGAACACTAAAGAAAAGATATTATGAGAATCCCTAA
- the 26-29-p gene encoding C1 family peptidase 26-29-p codes for MNLINALALIVLGISYSNAAKSPEFSNTYTVKGTLYIPYAEIREPFYAWFDSTKGSSRIDYYGGMVKTFQLSHKGSYGSSIKIAPITTETVTNQETCLQVNGTSDMKIQPQAIVPDTTGMECIGSEMINGLECEKWRMVEEIGEKVNKYTLWIRYKKSPRVPRLKEPIPVRYEMKGFNSLLGSHYDHYYLDYDWFSSETPSAEVFEVGENLTCVSFPGPGDKHIYTFNPMREFVHNYDAHMNEAFENFKKVHNKEYEDEKDHTVRKEVFRQNLRFIHSTNRAHKGYQLDVNHLVDRTDLELKALRGKQYTPGYNGGQPFPYNVVEEFESIPDSLDWRLYGAVTPVKDQSVCGSCWSFGTTGAVEGAYYMKYGKLVRLSQQALIDCSWGFGNNGCDGGEDFRSYQWIMKHGGLPTEDDYGGYLGQDGFCHMNNVTAVAKITGFVNVTPNDPNALKLAIAKHGPVSVAIDASHKTFSFYSHGVYYDPACGNTEESLDHAVLAVGYGKLNGKDYWLVKNSWSNYWGNDGYILMSQEKNNCGVMTAPTYVTM; via the exons aTGAATTTAATAAATGCTTTGGCGTTAATAGTACTGG GAATCTCTTATAGCAATGCTGCAAAGTCTCCAGAGTTTAGCAATACTTATACCGTGAAAGGAACTTTGTACATTCCATATGCTGAAATCCGTGAACCATTCTATGCTTGGTTTGATAGCACAAAAGGGTCAAGCAGAATCGATTATTATGGAG GAATGGTGAAGACTTTCCAACTGTCCCATAAAGGGTCTTATGGAAGCAGTATTAAAATTGCCCCAATCACTACAGAGACTGTTACAAATCAAGAAACATGTCTTCAAGTAAATGGTACCAGTGACATGAAAATTCAACCTCAAGCCATTGTTCCTGATACAACTGGAATGGAG TGCATTGGGTCAGAAATGATTAATGGATTAGAATGCGAGAAATGGAGAATGGTGGAAGAAATTGGtgaaaaagtaaataaatatACTCTTTGGATACGATACAAG AAATCACCACGTGTACCACGTTTGAAAGAACCTATCCCTGTGAGGTATGAAATGAAAGGATTCAACAGTCTGCTAGGCTCCCACTATGACCACTACTACTTGGATTATGATTGGTTCTCTTCTGAAACACCCAGTGCCGAAGTATTCGAAGTTGGAGAAA ATCTAACATGTGTCAGCTTCCCTGGACCTGGAGACAAGCATATATACACATTCAATCCCATGCGCGAATTCGTTCATAATTACGACGCTCACATGAACGAAGCATTCGAAAATTTCAAGAAAGTCCACAACAAAGAATATGAAGACGAGAAAGATCATACAGTCCGCAAAGAAGTATTCAGACAAAATCTGAG ATTTATACATTCAACCAACCGTGCTCATAAAGGATACCAATTAGATGTGAATCATTTGGTAGATCGCACTGACTTAGAGCTTAAAGCACTACGTGGTAAACAATATACGCCAGGTTACAATGGAGGTCAACCTTTCCCTTATAACGTCGTAGAAGAATTCGAAAGTATTCCAGATTCTCTAGATTGGAGACTTTATGGCGCTGTTACACCTGTTAAAG ATCAATCCGTTTGTGGATCCTGTTGGAGTTTCGGTACAACTGGCGCGGTTGAAGGCGCTTATTACATGAAATACGGTAAACTTGTGCGTTTATCTCAACAG GCTCTTATCGATTGTTCATGGGGTTTTGGAAATAACGGTTGTGATGGTGGTGAAGATTTCCGATCATACCAATGGATCATGAAACATGGAGGTCTACCTACTGAAGATGATTATGGTGGTTACCTCGGCCAA GATGGCTTCTGTCACATGAATAATGTCACTGCAGTAGCCAAAATCACTGGTTTCGTAAATGTTACCCCTAATGATCCCAATGCTTTAAAATTAGCCATTGCAAAGCATGGTCCAGTTTCGGTAGCAATCGATGCTTCTCACAAAACATTCTCGTTCTACTCACATGGTGTATATTATGACCCAGCTTGTG GTAACACAGAAGAATCGTTAGATCACGCTGTCTTAGCTGTTGGTTATGGTAAACTGAATGGCAAAGACTACTGGTTGGTTAAGAACTCCTGGTCTAATTACTGGGGTAACGATGGTTACATCCTCATGTCTCAAGAGAAGAACAACTGCGGAGTAATGACAGCTCCCACATATGTTACAATGTAA
- the Osi gene encoding electron transfer flavoprotein regulatory factor orsai isoform X2 encodes MSQRSKVIQLYKTLLYMGRDYPKGYDYFRRNLKRAFEKNKGEQDPEKIDRMLAHGNFVIKELEALYMLRKYRTLKKRYYENP; translated from the exons ATGTCTCAGCGTTCTAAAGTTATTCAACTGTACAAAACG CTTTTGTACATGGGGCGAGACTATCCAAAGGGTTATGACTATTTTAGGAGAAACTTGAAGAGAGCTTTTGAGAAAAATAAAGGAGAACAGGATCCTGAAAAAATTGATCGTATGTTGGCACATGGTAACTTTGTTATCAAAGAATTGGAAGCCTTATACATGCTCCGCAAGTATAGAACACTAAAGAAAAGATATTATGAGAATCCCTAA
- the Eya gene encoding eya transcriptional coactivator and phosphatase 2 isoform X3: MLTEDNDPTKPAGVLDNAGNVSSSTEASVQHPRVTNNETEVKNEVQDCPENDSVPSGELYIDENAEEKEQEYPDSMEKADYSSLYGANQYFNSLYNSPPYGSAAAGKNTSSLQSPYLNSYTTPSTMAQYSSYATYNSGTTNFPNVAQNISSSSQKLDYSAYSNSLYGNDRVPLQYSGYYPMHGYHATPASFNIGNLNFAGATAKPCRRGRRQSGSGNSIGSADTTEAGPDRIFIWDLDETIVVFHSLLDGRFATKHRKDPTLLAQVAYRMEEMIFNLADSHFFFNEVEDCDQVHIDDVSSDDNGQDLSSYNFATDGFQCASANNGMCLASGVRGGVDWMRKLAFRYRKIKEIYSNYRNNVGGLLGAAKQEHWLQLRSEIEVLTDNWLTSVVKCLSLINKRSHCINILVTTTQLVPALSKVLLFGIGGIFPIENIYSASKIGKESCFGRVVARFGRRCTYVVIGDDSDEETAARAHNFPFWRINSHSDTQSLYNALEMGFL, translated from the exons ATGTTAACCGAAGACAATGACCCGACAAAACCAGCAGGGGTTTTAGATAATGCTGGCAACGTGTCTTCATCAACGGAGGCCTCGGTGCAGCATCCTCGTGTAACGAACAATG AAACGGAAGTCAAGAACGAGGTACAAGATTGCCCTGAAAATGACAGCGTACCTAGCGGGGAATTGTACATCGACGAAAATGCCGAAGAAAAGGAGCAAGAATATCCGGATTCCATGGAAAAGGCGGACTACAGTTCATTGTACGGAGCTAATCAATATTTCAACAG TTTATACAACTCGCCTCCCTATGGATCAGCCGCAGCAGGGAAAAACACTTCGAGCTTGCAAAGCCCTTACTTGAATTCGTACACCACGCCAAGcaccatggctcaatactcgtcTTACGCTACTTACAACAGCGGCACCACGAATTTTCCAAACGTAGCTCAAAATATATCATCGTCGTCTCAG AAACTGGACTATAGCGCGTATAGCAACAGTTTGTACGGAAACGATAGAGTGCCATTACAATATTCCGGATATTATCCCATGCACGGCTATCATGCAACGCCAGCCTCGTTTAATATCGGAAATCTGAATTTTGCTG GGGCGACAGCGAAACCCTGCAGACGCGGAAGACGGCAGAGCGGAAGTGGAAACAGTATAGGCTCTGCGGACACGACAGAAGCCGGGCCTGACCGGATATTCATCTGGGACCTTGACGAAACCATAGTTGTCTTTCATTCATTGCTCGATGGACGATTTGCAACGAAACACCGCAAAGATCCCACCCTTCTGGCTCAAGTAGCGTACAGAATGGAGGAGATGATATTTAATTTGGCCGACAGTCATTTCTTTTTTAACGAAGTTGAG GACTGTGACCAAGTGCATATCGACGACGTGTCGTCAGACGATAACGGGCAGGACCTGTCTTCCTACAATTTCGCTACTGATGGCTTCCAATGCGCTTCCGCGAACAATGGGATGTGCCTGGCCTCTGGCGTTCGAGGCGGAGTCGACTGGATGCGAAAATTAGCGTTCCGATATCGCAAAATAAAGGAGATCTATAGCAATTACCGCAACAACGTCGGTGGCTTGTTAGGCGCAGCGAAACAggaacactggttgcagctgcgGTCGGAGATCGAAGTACTCACGGACAACTGGTTAACGTCTGTTGTAAAATGCTTGAGCCTTATCAATAAGAGGAGTCACTGTATTAACATTTTGGTTACCACCACTCAACTAGTGCCAGCTTTGTCGAAGGTGTTGCTTTTTGGAATCGGCGGAATATTTCCTATTGAGAATATCTATTCTGCTTCGAAAATCG GAAAGGAAAGTTGCTTCGGAAGAGTGGTTGCACGATTTGGTCGTCGATGCACCTACGTTGTGATAGGCGACGACTCTGACGAGGAAACGGCGGCGCGCGCTCACAACTTTCCATTTTGGAGAATAAACAGTCACTCGGATACGCAGTCCTTGTACAACGCCTTAGAAATGGGATTTCTTTAA
- the Eya gene encoding eya transcriptional coactivator and phosphatase 2 isoform X2 encodes MLTEDNDPTKPAGVLDNAGNVSSSTEASVQHPRVTNNETEVKNEVQDCPENDSVPSGELYIDENAEEKEQEYPDSMEKADYSSLYGANQYFNSLYNSPPYGSAAAGKNTSSLQSPYLNSYTTPSTMAQYSSYATYNSGTTNFPNVAQNISSSSQKLDYSAYSNSLYGNDRVPLQYSGYYPMHGYHATPASFNIGNLNFADSTKSALTLDATTHDASDLTARETANIEGATAKPCRRGRRQSGSGNSIGSADTTEAGPDRIFIWDLDETIVVFHSLLDGRFATKHRKDPTLLAQVAYRMEEMIFNLADSHFFFNEVEDCDQVHIDDVSSDDNGQDLSSYNFATDGFQCASANNGMCLASGVRGGVDWMRKLAFRYRKIKEIYSNYRNNVGGLLGAAKQEHWLQLRSEIEVLTDNWLTSVVKCLSLINKRSHCINILVTTTQLVPALSKVLLFGIGGIFPIENIYSASKIGKESCFGRVVARFGRRCTYVVIGDDSDEETAARAHNFPFWRINSHSDTQSLYNALEMGFL; translated from the exons ATGTTAACCGAAGACAATGACCCGACAAAACCAGCAGGGGTTTTAGATAATGCTGGCAACGTGTCTTCATCAACGGAGGCCTCGGTGCAGCATCCTCGTGTAACGAACAATG AAACGGAAGTCAAGAACGAGGTACAAGATTGCCCTGAAAATGACAGCGTACCTAGCGGGGAATTGTACATCGACGAAAATGCCGAAGAAAAGGAGCAAGAATATCCGGATTCCATGGAAAAGGCGGACTACAGTTCATTGTACGGAGCTAATCAATATTTCAACAG TTTATACAACTCGCCTCCCTATGGATCAGCCGCAGCAGGGAAAAACACTTCGAGCTTGCAAAGCCCTTACTTGAATTCGTACACCACGCCAAGcaccatggctcaatactcgtcTTACGCTACTTACAACAGCGGCACCACGAATTTTCCAAACGTAGCTCAAAATATATCATCGTCGTCTCAG AAACTGGACTATAGCGCGTATAGCAACAGTTTGTACGGAAACGATAGAGTGCCATTACAATATTCCGGATATTATCCCATGCACGGCTATCATGCAACGCCAGCCTCGTTTAATATCGGAAATCTGAATTTTGCTG ATTCGACAAAGTCTGCACTCACGTTGGACGCAACAACTCACGATGCCAGCGATCTTACTGCACGAGAAACCGCAAACATCGAAG GGGCGACAGCGAAACCCTGCAGACGCGGAAGACGGCAGAGCGGAAGTGGAAACAGTATAGGCTCTGCGGACACGACAGAAGCCGGGCCTGACCGGATATTCATCTGGGACCTTGACGAAACCATAGTTGTCTTTCATTCATTGCTCGATGGACGATTTGCAACGAAACACCGCAAAGATCCCACCCTTCTGGCTCAAGTAGCGTACAGAATGGAGGAGATGATATTTAATTTGGCCGACAGTCATTTCTTTTTTAACGAAGTTGAG GACTGTGACCAAGTGCATATCGACGACGTGTCGTCAGACGATAACGGGCAGGACCTGTCTTCCTACAATTTCGCTACTGATGGCTTCCAATGCGCTTCCGCGAACAATGGGATGTGCCTGGCCTCTGGCGTTCGAGGCGGAGTCGACTGGATGCGAAAATTAGCGTTCCGATATCGCAAAATAAAGGAGATCTATAGCAATTACCGCAACAACGTCGGTGGCTTGTTAGGCGCAGCGAAACAggaacactggttgcagctgcgGTCGGAGATCGAAGTACTCACGGACAACTGGTTAACGTCTGTTGTAAAATGCTTGAGCCTTATCAATAAGAGGAGTCACTGTATTAACATTTTGGTTACCACCACTCAACTAGTGCCAGCTTTGTCGAAGGTGTTGCTTTTTGGAATCGGCGGAATATTTCCTATTGAGAATATCTATTCTGCTTCGAAAATCG GAAAGGAAAGTTGCTTCGGAAGAGTGGTTGCACGATTTGGTCGTCGATGCACCTACGTTGTGATAGGCGACGACTCTGACGAGGAAACGGCGGCGCGCGCTCACAACTTTCCATTTTGGAGAATAAACAGTCACTCGGATACGCAGTCCTTGTACAACGCCTTAGAAATGGGATTTCTTTAA
- the Eya gene encoding eya transcriptional coactivator and phosphatase 2 isoform X1, whose protein sequence is MLTEDNDPTKPAGVLDNAGNVSSSTEASVQHPRVTNNETEVKNEVQDCPENDSVPSGELYIDENAEEKEQEYPDSMEKADYSSLYGANQYFNSLYNSPPYGSAAAGKNTSSLQSPYLNSYTTPSTMAQYSSYATYNSGTTNFPNVAQNISSSSQKLDYSAYSNSLYGNDRVPLQYSGYYPMHGYHATPASFNIGNLNFADSTKSALTLDATTHDASDLTARETANIEGNTIRATAKPCRRGRRQSGSGNSIGSADTTEAGPDRIFIWDLDETIVVFHSLLDGRFATKHRKDPTLLAQVAYRMEEMIFNLADSHFFFNEVEDCDQVHIDDVSSDDNGQDLSSYNFATDGFQCASANNGMCLASGVRGGVDWMRKLAFRYRKIKEIYSNYRNNVGGLLGAAKQEHWLQLRSEIEVLTDNWLTSVVKCLSLINKRSHCINILVTTTQLVPALSKVLLFGIGGIFPIENIYSASKIGKESCFGRVVARFGRRCTYVVIGDDSDEETAARAHNFPFWRINSHSDTQSLYNALEMGFL, encoded by the exons ATGTTAACCGAAGACAATGACCCGACAAAACCAGCAGGGGTTTTAGATAATGCTGGCAACGTGTCTTCATCAACGGAGGCCTCGGTGCAGCATCCTCGTGTAACGAACAATG AAACGGAAGTCAAGAACGAGGTACAAGATTGCCCTGAAAATGACAGCGTACCTAGCGGGGAATTGTACATCGACGAAAATGCCGAAGAAAAGGAGCAAGAATATCCGGATTCCATGGAAAAGGCGGACTACAGTTCATTGTACGGAGCTAATCAATATTTCAACAG TTTATACAACTCGCCTCCCTATGGATCAGCCGCAGCAGGGAAAAACACTTCGAGCTTGCAAAGCCCTTACTTGAATTCGTACACCACGCCAAGcaccatggctcaatactcgtcTTACGCTACTTACAACAGCGGCACCACGAATTTTCCAAACGTAGCTCAAAATATATCATCGTCGTCTCAG AAACTGGACTATAGCGCGTATAGCAACAGTTTGTACGGAAACGATAGAGTGCCATTACAATATTCCGGATATTATCCCATGCACGGCTATCATGCAACGCCAGCCTCGTTTAATATCGGAAATCTGAATTTTGCTG ATTCGACAAAGTCTGCACTCACGTTGGACGCAACAACTCACGATGCCAGCGATCTTACTGCACGAGAAACCGCAAACATCGAAGGTAACACGATTA GGGCGACAGCGAAACCCTGCAGACGCGGAAGACGGCAGAGCGGAAGTGGAAACAGTATAGGCTCTGCGGACACGACAGAAGCCGGGCCTGACCGGATATTCATCTGGGACCTTGACGAAACCATAGTTGTCTTTCATTCATTGCTCGATGGACGATTTGCAACGAAACACCGCAAAGATCCCACCCTTCTGGCTCAAGTAGCGTACAGAATGGAGGAGATGATATTTAATTTGGCCGACAGTCATTTCTTTTTTAACGAAGTTGAG GACTGTGACCAAGTGCATATCGACGACGTGTCGTCAGACGATAACGGGCAGGACCTGTCTTCCTACAATTTCGCTACTGATGGCTTCCAATGCGCTTCCGCGAACAATGGGATGTGCCTGGCCTCTGGCGTTCGAGGCGGAGTCGACTGGATGCGAAAATTAGCGTTCCGATATCGCAAAATAAAGGAGATCTATAGCAATTACCGCAACAACGTCGGTGGCTTGTTAGGCGCAGCGAAACAggaacactggttgcagctgcgGTCGGAGATCGAAGTACTCACGGACAACTGGTTAACGTCTGTTGTAAAATGCTTGAGCCTTATCAATAAGAGGAGTCACTGTATTAACATTTTGGTTACCACCACTCAACTAGTGCCAGCTTTGTCGAAGGTGTTGCTTTTTGGAATCGGCGGAATATTTCCTATTGAGAATATCTATTCTGCTTCGAAAATCG GAAAGGAAAGTTGCTTCGGAAGAGTGGTTGCACGATTTGGTCGTCGATGCACCTACGTTGTGATAGGCGACGACTCTGACGAGGAAACGGCGGCGCGCGCTCACAACTTTCCATTTTGGAGAATAAACAGTCACTCGGATACGCAGTCCTTGTACAACGCCTTAGAAATGGGATTTCTTTAA